A genome region from Alphaproteobacteria bacterium includes the following:
- a CDS encoding pilus assembly protein N-terminal domain-containing protein, whose translation MKTRIWPVLLFAAMGFCALPATVQAADTTAPAAAQMTESAIKADGPLRLSLDTTKVIKLDRDAASVVVTNPNNVRVLLDTPRLLLVMPRTPGSTSMMVLDAKGDTILEKTVIVDAGAKSQYVRIRRMCGQTGTGPDCVPTSYFYCPDGCYEVSPMNPAADGGEVPPQSGGGTATTGAFAGAQPSDLQPPPGAQQAATPPEAPAAPESNFPEPK comes from the coding sequence ATGAAGACAAGAATCTGGCCTGTTTTACTGTTTGCCGCGATGGGTTTCTGCGCCCTGCCCGCGACTGTACAAGCTGCCGACACCACCGCACCGGCCGCTGCGCAAATGACAGAATCAGCCATAAAGGCCGATGGTCCGCTGCGCCTCAGCCTTGACACCACCAAGGTCATCAAGCTGGACCGCGACGCCGCCAGCGTCGTGGTAACCAACCCCAACAACGTGCGCGTCCTGCTGGATACCCCGCGCCTGCTGCTGGTGATGCCGCGCACACCCGGTTCCACCTCGATGATGGTGCTGGACGCGAAGGGCGACACGATCCTTGAAAAAACCGTGATCGTCGATGCCGGCGCAAAATCGCAATATGTGCGCATCCGCCGCATGTGCGGGCAGACGGGCACCGGCCCCGACTGCGTGCCGACATCCTATTTCTATTGCCCCGACGGCTGCTATGAAGTCAGCCCGATGAACCCCGCCGCAGACGGCGGCGAAGTCCCGCCGCAGTCCGGCGGCGGTACCGCCACGACCGGCGCATTCGCTGGCGCACAGCCTTCCGACCTCCAGCCGCCGCCCGGCGCGCAGCAGGCAGCGACGCCCCCCGAAGCGCCGGCAGCGCCTGAATCAAACTTTCCGGAGCCGAAGTGA